In Kordiimonas sp. SCSIO 12610, the sequence TATCGAGGTAGTCAGAATGGTTTCGAGGAAGTTGCGGAGAATGTTGGTCTCGATGTTATCGGCACAACGCGGCAGAGTATCTGGATAGACTATGACCAAGACGGTGATAGCGATCTGTTTGTAACGATGCGCGACCGCACCAGCAGACTGTATCAAAATAACAACGGCAAATTTATTGACATCAGCTCGTCTTCTGGCTTAAGCGACCCACGGCGCGGTGTTGGTGCGGTATGGTTCGACTTTGATCAGGACAGTGATTTAGATCTATATGCGCCGAACCAATCAGGAGACCGAGACGGCTTTTACCAAAACAATAATGGTCAGTTCATGGATATAGCTCAAACCTTGGGAATGGATAAAGCGCGACGCCCACTGAATGAAGGAAGCGTTGGCGCTACCTTATGTGATGTCAATGCTGATGGGCATATGGATATTTTCGTTCCTGTTTATGGCGCCGACATGCTTTATATAGCTGATGGTAAAGGCGGTTACAGAGAAGCTGCAAAAGATTGGGGCGTAAATGCCACTGACTTGGCCGTTAGCGCAGATTGCGGTGATTTTGACAATGATGGCCGCGATGATCTTTACGTTGTCGCATATAAGCGCGGTGAAACACATGGTTATGACCACCTGTATCATAATCAGGGCGATCACTTTATCGACCTATTTCCCAAGGAACATGAGCTGTTTGACGGAGACCACGGTGTTCGTTTCAGTGATTACGACAACGACGGTGACCTTGATATAGCAATCAGCAATCGCAGCAAAGATGGCCGTGTTAGCTTATGGAAGAATGAGCTCATCAATAGGGATACAATCAAGTCGGAAACTGGGGCACATTTTCTCAAAATTTTACTCCTTGATGCGGATGGTCGCTATACCCGTCAAGGTGATGAAATAAGAGTTTTCGATCACAAGACCAGTCGTGTAATTGGTACGAAAATTATTGATACCGGTGGGGGATATATCTCGCAGAATATGCAACCCGTTCACTTTGGCCTTGGAGAGGTAGAAAAGGTTGACGTTGAAGTAACATCCATTACCCAAGCGGGCAGGATCAAACAAAAAATTAGCAATGTGAATAGCGATCAAACCATCACTATTCGCCTTCAATCAAACAAATAATTTTAAACTTGGAATATAAAGGACTAATCGTGGTTCAAACTAATAAAGATTTACATGAGCGTCGACTTGGCGCCCTCCCCTCAGGCCTTGCGTCTGTCGCGCCGTTTTACGTCGATCGGGCGCTAAACGCAGAATTATGGGATGTGGAAAATAACCGCTATCTTGATTTTGCAACAGGAATTGCTGTTTGTAACACAGGTCACTGTCATCCGAAGGTTGTTGAGGCCGCAAAAAGCCAGCTAGACCGTGTTATGCACACATGTGCGATGGTTGTTATGTATGATGAGTATGTAACACTCGCGGAAAAGATCAACAGCCTCGTTCCCATCAACAATGCTCGTTCTGTATTTTTTAATTCTGGTGCCGAAGCCGTTGAAAACGCCGTCCGTATCGCCCGTACAGCAACAAAACGACCCGGTATTATTACACTTCGTGGCGGATATCATGGCCGCACAGCGCTAACAAGCACCATGAACGGCAAGGTAGCGCCATACCGCGCTGGCCATGTTGGAGGGCACGCACCTAACATCTATCATGCGCTTGCACCAATGCACCCACACACATCAGAAGCAGAAGCCTTAAAATCGATAGAGCATGTTTTCAAGGTTGAAATTGAAGCTGATCAGGTTGCTGCTGTTGTTGTTGAACCAGTTATGGGCGAAGGCGGCTTCTATCCGCTATCACCGTCCTATATGCAGGCGCTCAGGTCTTTGACAGAAAAGCACGGTATTCTGTTGATTGCAGATGAAGTTCAAACAGGTTTTGGTCGCACAGGAAAATTATTTGCAACTGAGCATAGCGGTATCGAGCCAGATATTATGACCATTGCCAAAGCAATGGGCGGCGGTATGCCAATCTCTGGTGTTGTTGGCAAAGCCGAAATTATGGACAGTGTTAATCCTGGCGGCATTGGTGGCACCTACAGCGGCAACCCCGTTTCATGTGCAGCAGCTCTTGCTGCGATCGATGTTATCATCGAAGACAAACTTTCTGAACGCGCTGAGGCAATCGGCCAAGCTTTTGACGAATGTTTCACTAACCTTAAGGCAGAAAACCCCGACCTTCCGATTGGCGCCGTTCGCGGCAACGGTGCAATGTGTGCCATTGAGTTTCTAAAAACCGAGGATGGTCAAACCATTCCAGATACGGAAATTGTTCCCAAGGTAATTGCTAATGCAAAAGAAGAAGGCTTGATCGTTCTAGCGTGCGGATATTACGGCAACTGTATCCGTGTCCTACCACCGCTAACTGTTCCTGACAATCAACTTTCTGAAGGCCTAAACAAGCTAAAAGCGGCCATTCAAAAAGCAGCAAAATAACATTGTAAACGAAGGTACAGGCCTTAGTGTTCATCCGACATAGGGCCTGTTTCAAAGGGTACTTTACTTTAAACTGAACTTGGATTTTTCAATTGGCGCAAGCTCGTCTGTATGGCTGGCATCCAAATCCCCAGCGATTGCCGTCCCATCAGACGCTCCTTCATCAATTGTATGGATTGCCTCGAGGTCATTACGTGTCCACCAATACCAGAAGCCTTGACTACGGAGCCATTTTTCAGCCCGGTCCAGATCATTCCATTCACGGCCAAGGCCGCGTGCGCTATTTACTCTCGCTAATTGGCCATCAACGTATACCAAAATTCCCCACGCAAAAGGATGACGAGTTTGATCACCATACCCACCTCCCTTTTGTTGGCGATGTACGCGGTAGACCACAGGAAACTCACCTAACCTGCCTGCTTCACGCAAAAACGGCAAA encodes:
- a CDS encoding CRTAC1 family protein produces the protein MKKIKHSKIVRSFSIVISAGLLVGFQPVPTDIPHFTQVQAELFAGPEAQAVVWADFDNDGDLDLTVGYRRGGIKFFAQTKGTFQDAKDIIGIPSDMTDYRALSWGDYNADGYPDLYVGFGRDTGLKNRLYRGSQNGFEEVAENVGLDVIGTTRQSIWIDYDQDGDSDLFVTMRDRTSRLYQNNNGKFIDISSSSGLSDPRRGVGAVWFDFDQDSDLDLYAPNQSGDRDGFYQNNNGQFMDIAQTLGMDKARRPLNEGSVGATLCDVNADGHMDIFVPVYGADMLYIADGKGGYREAAKDWGVNATDLAVSADCGDFDNDGRDDLYVVAYKRGETHGYDHLYHNQGDHFIDLFPKEHELFDGDHGVRFSDYDNDGDLDIAISNRSKDGRVSLWKNELINRDTIKSETGAHFLKILLLDADGRYTRQGDEIRVFDHKTSRVIGTKIIDTGGGYISQNMQPVHFGLGEVEKVDVEVTSITQAGRIKQKISNVNSDQTITIRLQSNK
- a CDS encoding aspartate aminotransferase family protein, which encodes MVQTNKDLHERRLGALPSGLASVAPFYVDRALNAELWDVENNRYLDFATGIAVCNTGHCHPKVVEAAKSQLDRVMHTCAMVVMYDEYVTLAEKINSLVPINNARSVFFNSGAEAVENAVRIARTATKRPGIITLRGGYHGRTALTSTMNGKVAPYRAGHVGGHAPNIYHALAPMHPHTSEAEALKSIEHVFKVEIEADQVAAVVVEPVMGEGGFYPLSPSYMQALRSLTEKHGILLIADEVQTGFGRTGKLFATEHSGIEPDIMTIAKAMGGGMPISGVVGKAEIMDSVNPGGIGGTYSGNPVSCAAALAAIDVIIEDKLSERAEAIGQAFDECFTNLKAENPDLPIGAVRGNGAMCAIEFLKTEDGQTIPDTEIVPKVIANAKEEGLIVLACGYYGNCIRVLPPLTVPDNQLSEGLNKLKAAIQKAAK